The following proteins come from a genomic window of Actinopolyspora saharensis:
- a CDS encoding MBL fold metallo-hydrolase, producing MVIRFQRRRSFADRLDGPLPTVRDVLRFMWRGAPRRTVLDRRLVPLHDGPLPGIEPHDVAATWIGHATFLLRAAGCRVVTDPVWSTRIPGVSPRLSPPGLALGRLLPVDAVLISHNHYDHLDAATLARFPRSTPVLVPLGLGNWFTRRGFTDVRELDWWDSTELGPLRFDFVPARHWSRRGVWDFCRSLWGGWVVTVPDGRRLYHAGDTGYGPFLAEIGRRFPGIELAMLPIGAYHPPSVMRSVHLTPEDAVAAAADTGAVRLAGMHWATFPLTGEPVLQPWERLRAAWFAAGGSGELLWDLAVGETRVLPGARSRAGRIARTE from the coding sequence ATGGTGATCCGGTTCCAGCGTCGTCGTTCCTTCGCGGATCGGTTGGACGGTCCGCTGCCGACGGTGCGCGACGTGCTGCGCTTCATGTGGAGGGGGGCGCCGCGCAGGACGGTGCTGGACCGCAGGCTCGTCCCGCTGCACGATGGGCCGCTGCCCGGGATCGAGCCGCACGACGTCGCCGCGACCTGGATCGGGCACGCCACCTTCCTGCTGCGGGCGGCCGGGTGCCGGGTGGTCACCGACCCGGTGTGGTCCACGCGCATCCCCGGGGTGTCGCCCAGGCTGAGCCCGCCGGGGCTCGCCCTCGGCAGGCTGCTTCCCGTGGACGCGGTGCTGATCAGCCACAACCACTACGACCACCTGGACGCGGCGACGCTGGCCCGGTTCCCCCGCAGCACCCCCGTGCTCGTTCCGCTGGGGCTGGGGAACTGGTTCACCAGGCGCGGGTTCACCGACGTCCGGGAGCTCGACTGGTGGGACTCCACCGAGCTCGGTCCGCTCCGCTTCGACTTCGTCCCGGCCCGGCACTGGAGCAGACGCGGGGTGTGGGACTTCTGCCGGAGCCTGTGGGGTGGTTGGGTCGTCACGGTTCCGGACGGTCGGAGGCTGTACCACGCGGGGGACACCGGTTACGGACCGTTCCTCGCGGAGATCGGACGCAGGTTCCCGGGCATCGAGCTGGCCATGCTGCCCATAGGCGCGTACCACCCTCCGAGCGTGATGCGCTCGGTGCACCTGACCCCGGAGGACGCCGTGGCCGCGGCCGCGGACACCGGAGCGGTCAGGCTGGCCGGGATGCACTGGGCCACCTTCCCGTTGACCGGGGAACCGGTTCTCCAACCGTGGGAGCGGCTGCGCGCGGCGTGGTTCGCCGCGGGAGGGAGCGGGGAACTGCTGTGGGACCTGGCGGTGGGCGAGACCCGGGTTCTGCCGGGTGCGCGCTCCCGCGCCGGAAGAATCGCTCGGACGGAGTAA
- a CDS encoding GTP-binding protein: MLSAKIVVAGGFGVGKTTFVSSVSEIAPLNTEAWMTEASEGIDEIDPTGEKTTTTVAMDFGRIQLHQDLMLYLFGTPGQSRFWFLWDDLARGALGAVVLVDTRRLSESFAAINYFEHDSDVPFIVAVNLFDGKLTHDLEEVRDALALAPDIPLIACDARDSVSTVDTLRALVTHTMRLNVTHGAA; the protein is encoded by the coding sequence ATGCTCTCGGCGAAGATCGTGGTCGCGGGTGGCTTCGGAGTCGGTAAGACCACCTTCGTCTCGTCGGTGTCCGAGATCGCCCCGTTGAACACCGAGGCCTGGATGACCGAGGCCAGTGAGGGGATCGACGAGATCGACCCGACGGGGGAGAAGACGACCACCACGGTCGCGATGGATTTCGGGCGCATCCAGCTGCACCAGGACCTCATGCTCTACCTGTTCGGAACGCCCGGGCAGTCCCGCTTCTGGTTCCTCTGGGACGATCTGGCCAGGGGGGCGCTCGGTGCCGTGGTGCTGGTCGACACCCGACGACTCTCGGAGTCCTTCGCCGCGATCAACTACTTCGAGCACGATTCGGACGTCCCCTTCATCGTCGCGGTCAACCTGTTCGACGGGAAGCTGACCCACGACCTGGAGGAGGTGCGCGACGCCCTCGCGCTGGCTCCGGACATCCCCTTGATCGCCTGTGACGCACGTGATTCAGTGTCCACAGTGGATACACTGCGTGCTTTGGTCACGCACACGATGCGGTTGAACGTAACGCACGGCGCCGCATGA
- a CDS encoding styrene monooxygenase/indole monooxygenase family protein encodes MRKILIVGAGQAGLQTGLSLLEHGYDVTLMSARTPEEIRGGRVMSTQAMFHTALQHERDYKLNLWEDQAPEIQGVGISIAGPDGDRELDWVGRLDNYAQSVDQRIKMAGWLELFEDRGGKVIFHGVTTSDLDSLTRHYELVLIAAGKGELVQLFGRNPDRSPYSTTQRVLSVSYVHGAGRRPEHPDMDAVRFNVVPGVGELFVIPGVTLSGPCEIPFFEGLPGGPLDCWSDRPAAGEHWKRMLELMRQYFPWEYERFKHAELTDSQATLSGGYPPVVRHPVGELPSGGLVLGMADVVVANDPITGQGSNNASKCAASYLGSILERGELPFDREWMEQTFERYWSVVEPVTTWTNAMLQPPPEHVMNLFRQAADTPAIRQRFVNAFDDPADFGNWFLDRELAEQYLHEVTRG; translated from the coding sequence ATGCGCAAGATCCTCATCGTGGGAGCCGGACAGGCGGGGTTACAGACCGGGCTGAGCCTGCTCGAGCACGGATACGACGTCACGTTGATGTCCGCGCGGACGCCGGAGGAGATCCGCGGTGGGCGGGTGATGTCCACGCAGGCCATGTTCCACACCGCTCTGCAGCACGAACGGGACTACAAGCTCAACCTCTGGGAGGACCAGGCTCCCGAGATCCAGGGGGTGGGCATCTCGATCGCCGGTCCGGACGGGGACCGGGAGCTGGACTGGGTGGGCAGGTTGGACAACTACGCCCAGTCGGTGGACCAGCGGATCAAGATGGCCGGATGGCTGGAACTGTTCGAGGACCGCGGCGGGAAGGTCATTTTCCACGGGGTGACCACTTCCGACCTCGATTCGTTGACCAGGCACTACGAACTCGTGCTCATCGCCGCGGGCAAGGGCGAGCTGGTCCAGCTCTTCGGTCGCAACCCGGACCGCTCTCCTTACAGCACGACGCAGCGCGTGCTGTCGGTCAGCTATGTGCACGGAGCGGGACGCCGTCCGGAACACCCGGACATGGACGCGGTGCGTTTCAACGTGGTCCCCGGAGTGGGGGAGCTGTTCGTCATCCCCGGGGTCACGCTGAGCGGCCCCTGCGAGATCCCCTTCTTCGAGGGACTGCCGGGAGGCCCGTTGGACTGCTGGTCCGACCGCCCGGCGGCGGGGGAGCACTGGAAGCGGATGCTCGAGCTGATGCGGCAGTACTTCCCCTGGGAGTACGAGAGGTTCAAGCACGCGGAACTGACCGATTCCCAGGCGACGCTGTCCGGCGGGTATCCGCCGGTGGTGCGTCACCCCGTCGGGGAGCTCCCCTCGGGCGGGCTCGTGCTCGGCATGGCCGATGTGGTGGTTGCCAACGATCCCATAACCGGTCAGGGGTCCAACAACGCGAGCAAGTGCGCGGCGTCCTACCTGGGCAGCATCCTCGAGCGGGGTGAACTCCCCTTCGACCGGGAATGGATGGAGCAGACCTTCGAACGTTACTGGTCGGTGGTGGAACCGGTGACGACCTGGACGAACGCGATGCTGCAGCCGCCGCCGGAGCACGTGATGAACCTCTTCAGGCAGGCCGCCGACACCCCGGCGATCCGTCAGCGGTTCGTCAACGCCTTCGACGATCCGGCCGATTTCGGGAACTGGTTCCTCGACCGGGAACTCGCCGAGCAGTACCTGCACGAGGTCACCCGGGGCTGA
- a CDS encoding PAC2 family protein — protein sequence MSVPAPPAGFTLDNSIVICAFEGWNDGGDAASTALEHLQLVWDATSWAEIDPDPYYDFQVSRPTVKLVDGVTREVTWPTTRMSVCRPPGLGKDVVLIHGVEPNMRWRSFCTELLDHVEQAGADTVISLGALLADAPHTRPIPVTGAAYDTESADRFGLERSRYEGPTGIVGVFQDACVRAGVPAISFWAAVPHYVSQPPSPKATLALLHRVEEVLDLEVPLNNLPQQAEEWENTVSEMTEEDEDVRNYVRALEERGDAENSLTETSGEDIAAEFERYLRRRGPGGPGGKGSSGPAQG from the coding sequence GTGTCCGTACCAGCACCGCCCGCCGGTTTCACCCTCGACAACAGCATCGTCATCTGCGCCTTCGAGGGTTGGAACGACGGTGGCGACGCCGCCAGCACCGCCCTAGAGCATCTCCAGCTCGTGTGGGACGCGACAAGCTGGGCCGAGATCGACCCGGACCCGTACTACGACTTCCAGGTTTCCCGCCCGACCGTGAAGCTGGTGGACGGTGTCACCCGCGAGGTCACCTGGCCGACGACCCGCATGTCGGTGTGCCGTCCCCCCGGCCTGGGCAAGGACGTGGTGCTGATCCACGGCGTGGAACCGAACATGCGCTGGCGCTCCTTCTGCACCGAGCTGCTCGACCACGTCGAGCAGGCGGGCGCCGACACCGTGATCAGTCTCGGCGCGCTGCTCGCGGACGCTCCGCACACCCGCCCGATCCCGGTCACCGGAGCTGCCTACGACACCGAGTCCGCCGACCGGTTCGGTCTGGAGCGCTCACGCTACGAGGGCCCCACCGGCATCGTGGGGGTCTTCCAGGACGCCTGCGTGCGCGCGGGGGTCCCGGCCATCTCGTTCTGGGCCGCGGTGCCGCACTACGTTTCGCAACCTCCCTCCCCCAAGGCGACCCTGGCGCTGCTGCACCGCGTCGAGGAGGTCCTCGACCTGGAGGTCCCGCTGAACAACCTCCCCCAGCAGGCCGAGGAGTGGGAGAACACGGTCAGCGAGATGACCGAGGAGGACGAGGACGTGCGCAACTACGTCCGAGCCCTGGAGGAACGCGGCGACGCGGAGAACTCGTTGACCGAGACCAGCGGGGAGGACATCGCAGCCGAGTTCGAGCGCTACCTGCGCAGGCGCGGTCCGGGCGGCCCAGGCGGCAAGGGGAGCTCGGGACCCGCTCAGGGGTGA
- a CDS encoding AAA family ATPase codes for MFVRRAYIREPDRPAQRGQWPFAVPCVSQLADEGLRFTAPVTFLVGDNGSGKSTLVEAIAEGFKLDAYGGRLAAKRGRPNPQRTPLGDVLTLETTAAGSRMLGGPRSHKHGFFLRAETAFNLTENLGGVPGYWDADTASMSHGEGFLTIFSEMMSKPGFYVMDEPDAALSFTSCLRLVGLMHQLGQTGAQVVCATHSPILAATPDAEIVEVGEHGFHRAQWKELDLVDHWRRYLDNPETYLRHVLDA; via the coding sequence GTGTTCGTCCGCCGCGCCTACATCCGCGAACCGGACCGCCCCGCCCAGCGCGGGCAGTGGCCCTTCGCGGTGCCGTGCGTGAGCCAGCTCGCCGACGAGGGGTTGCGGTTCACCGCCCCGGTGACGTTCCTCGTCGGCGACAACGGCTCGGGTAAATCCACGCTCGTGGAAGCCATCGCGGAAGGCTTCAAGCTGGACGCCTACGGCGGGCGGCTCGCCGCGAAGCGGGGGCGCCCGAATCCGCAGCGGACCCCGCTGGGGGACGTGCTGACGCTGGAAACCACAGCGGCAGGCTCGCGAATGCTGGGCGGCCCCCGCTCACACAAACACGGGTTCTTCCTACGAGCTGAGACCGCGTTCAACCTGACCGAGAACCTCGGCGGGGTCCCGGGCTACTGGGACGCCGACACGGCATCGATGAGCCACGGCGAAGGATTCCTGACGATCTTCTCCGAGATGATGTCGAAACCGGGCTTCTACGTCATGGACGAGCCCGATGCGGCCCTGTCATTCACCTCGTGCCTACGTCTCGTCGGACTGATGCACCAGCTCGGCCAAACCGGCGCGCAAGTGGTGTGCGCCACCCACTCGCCGATTCTGGCCGCGACACCGGACGCCGAGATCGTCGAGGTCGGCGAGCACGGATTTCACCGAGCGCAGTGGAAGGAACTCGACCTGGTCGACCACTGGCGCCGCTACCTCGACAACCCCGAGACCTACCTGCGCCACGTACTGGACGCATGA
- a CDS encoding sensor histidine kinase, producing MVSRVWEMLERSRKSLRDGAARQRLEGSTKQLLQRSRETVAQIIGPVSPREPGAQDVLAGVCSSVALRDLNLVDSLLEQLEQMESEEDDPESLDRLYRLDHLATRLRRNGENLRVLAGRDAGGTRPESASLVDVIRAGMSAIEHYSRVELGKVTELGIVGLAADDVSRLLAELLDNATTHSPPNSAVSVSAHLTERGSIMVRVEDSGIGLPAARLSALNERLASAPVLDRDAVRHMGLAVVRRLSGRHGIRVWLSRRAPHGTTASVLLPSTLVHEESLPEGRGPARRPMREKQLQEPVDGARNADAGPPKTPERQASGVSPDEVNKRAVGSSVSAEPVWPSEEQSAVQQPGTEPSTTVNGLPRRVSQSLKGSSAARHDSPTPSTKDNLVDMRESHEQLLADLGAFAEGEDEARQNQQDDNDDAERSQQ from the coding sequence ATGGTGAGTCGGGTATGGGAGATGCTCGAACGTTCGCGCAAGTCGTTGCGCGACGGGGCGGCCAGACAGCGGCTGGAGGGATCGACCAAACAGCTGTTGCAGCGTTCCCGGGAGACCGTGGCGCAGATCATCGGGCCCGTTTCCCCGCGTGAGCCCGGAGCTCAGGACGTGCTGGCAGGGGTCTGCTCCAGTGTGGCCCTGCGCGACCTGAACCTCGTGGACTCGCTGCTCGAACAGCTCGAGCAAATGGAGTCCGAAGAGGACGATCCCGAGTCGTTGGACCGGCTCTACCGGCTCGACCACCTGGCGACGCGGTTGCGCCGCAACGGGGAGAACCTGCGGGTTCTGGCCGGCAGGGACGCGGGGGGAACACGTCCGGAGTCCGCGTCACTGGTCGACGTCATCCGTGCCGGGATGTCGGCCATCGAGCACTACAGCCGAGTGGAGCTCGGCAAGGTGACCGAACTCGGCATAGTGGGGTTGGCCGCCGACGACGTCAGCAGGTTGCTGGCGGAGCTGCTGGACAACGCGACAACGCATTCCCCGCCGAACTCGGCGGTGAGCGTCAGCGCTCACCTGACCGAGCGAGGCAGCATAATGGTGCGGGTAGAGGACTCCGGGATCGGTCTGCCCGCGGCCAGGCTCTCGGCGCTCAACGAGCGATTGGCGAGCGCGCCGGTGCTCGACCGCGACGCGGTGCGGCACATGGGGCTGGCCGTGGTGCGGCGCCTGTCCGGCAGGCACGGCATCCGGGTGTGGTTGTCCCGCCGTGCTCCGCACGGGACCACGGCTTCGGTGCTGCTACCGTCCACCCTGGTCCACGAGGAGTCCTTGCCGGAAGGACGTGGTCCGGCGCGCAGGCCCATGCGGGAGAAGCAGCTCCAGGAGCCGGTGGACGGTGCCCGGAACGCGGACGCGGGCCCTCCGAAAACCCCCGAGCGGCAGGCTTCCGGAGTGTCTCCGGACGAGGTGAACAAGCGAGCGGTGGGCTCGTCGGTGTCGGCCGAACCCGTGTGGCCGTCCGAGGAGCAGTCCGCTGTTCAACAACCGGGAACGGAGCCGTCCACTACCGTGAACGGACTGCCGCGCAGAGTTTCCCAGAGCCTGAAGGGGTCGTCGGCCGCCCGGCACGACTCCCCCACTCCGTCCACGAAGGACAACCTTGTGGACATGCGCGAGAGTCATGAGCAATTGCTGGCGGACCTGGGCGCCTTCGCCGAGGGCGAGGACGAAGCCAGGCAGAACCAGCAGGACGACAACGACGACGCCGAGAGGTCACAGCAGTGA
- the mshC gene encoding cysteine--1-D-myo-inosityl 2-amino-2-deoxy-alpha-D-glucopyranoside ligase, whose product MQPWSSVSVPSLPGRAHPLRLFDTATGEIRPVGAGPRVGMYVCGITPYDATHLGHAATYIAYDLVHRVWLDNGHDVHYVQNVTDIDDPLLERAEHDNEDWIVLGMRETALFREDMAALRVLPPRDFVGAVESIPEIEQAVTELLASGAAYRVDDEYPDIYFRHDATGRLGYESRYSADEMAEVFPERGGDPDRPGKKHPLDALLWRMARPNEPSWDSEELGAGRPGWHLECSVIALNRLGIGFDLQGGGSDLAFPHHEFSAAHAEALTEQHPFAQHYSHAGMVGLDGEKMSKSKGNLVFVSRLRGDRVDPMAIRLALLSGHYRQTRSWNADLLTSGAARLARWRRAVSLDRGPDPAETLDRVRERLGDDLDSEGALRAVDEWVERALTENGASEEGAPAVIRNAVDALLGVAL is encoded by the coding sequence ATGCAACCCTGGTCCTCGGTTTCCGTTCCCAGCCTGCCCGGCAGGGCTCACCCGTTACGTCTGTTCGACACCGCGACCGGGGAGATCAGACCGGTCGGTGCGGGGCCACGGGTGGGCATGTACGTGTGCGGCATAACCCCCTACGACGCCACGCACCTGGGGCACGCGGCCACGTACATCGCTTACGACCTGGTGCACCGCGTGTGGCTGGACAACGGTCACGACGTGCACTACGTGCAGAACGTCACCGATATCGACGATCCGCTGCTGGAGCGCGCCGAGCACGACAACGAGGACTGGATCGTGCTCGGGATGCGGGAGACGGCCCTGTTCCGGGAGGACATGGCCGCGCTGCGGGTGCTTCCCCCGCGGGACTTCGTCGGCGCGGTCGAATCGATACCGGAGATCGAGCAGGCCGTGACCGAGCTGCTCGCCTCGGGCGCTGCGTACCGGGTCGACGACGAGTACCCGGACATCTACTTCCGGCACGACGCCACGGGGCGGCTCGGGTACGAGTCGCGGTACAGCGCGGACGAGATGGCCGAGGTGTTCCCCGAGCGGGGCGGCGATCCGGACCGCCCGGGCAAGAAGCACCCGCTGGACGCGCTGCTGTGGCGGATGGCCCGGCCGAACGAGCCCTCCTGGGACTCGGAGGAGCTCGGCGCGGGCAGGCCCGGCTGGCACCTGGAGTGCTCGGTGATCGCGCTCAACCGGCTGGGCATCGGCTTCGACCTGCAGGGCGGCGGGTCCGATCTGGCGTTCCCGCACCACGAGTTCAGTGCGGCCCACGCCGAGGCGCTGACGGAGCAGCACCCGTTCGCGCAGCACTACTCCCACGCCGGGATGGTCGGGCTGGACGGGGAGAAGATGTCCAAGTCCAAGGGCAACCTGGTGTTCGTCTCCAGGCTGCGCGGTGATCGGGTCGACCCGATGGCCATCAGGCTGGCCCTGCTGAGCGGCCATTACCGGCAGACCCGTTCCTGGAACGCCGATCTGCTCACCAGCGGGGCAGCCAGGCTGGCGCGCTGGCGCCGGGCAGTATCCCTCGATCGGGGGCCGGATCCGGCGGAGACCCTGGACCGCGTGCGGGAGCGCCTCGGCGACGACCTGGACTCGGAGGGGGCGTTGCGTGCCGTCGACGAGTGGGTCGAGCGGGCCCTCACCGAGAACGGGGCTTCCGAGGAGGGGGCGCCCGCGGTGATCAGGAACGCGGTGGACGCGTTGCTCGGCGTGGCTTTGTAA
- a CDS encoding phosphotransferase → MSPTDAEIAEADRQFAAWMRQNLEHAADHFGVTLAGEPVHGWRLLSISAPVNGNRWLRVTTEALEWAHGRWWTGSVDANVITGIRKPVVLDRTEWEVAGVRRQRAELMTRVAGRPCSASGALRGELDVSATWWTELRDVLDTLGAVRTDRVHRTQEHLDARTMAVLGRTIPVRLWETVHGDLHWGNVFDPLAVVDWDHWGTGPVGTDAATLYCYSLLAPRTAETVWHTFADTLDTPTGTTALLHTAARLLHRISTGDHPELAPPLHELVERLARR, encoded by the coding sequence ATGAGCCCGACCGACGCCGAGATCGCCGAGGCCGACCGGCAGTTCGCAGCCTGGATGCGCCAGAACCTCGAGCACGCCGCCGACCACTTCGGTGTCACGCTCGCCGGCGAACCGGTGCACGGCTGGCGACTGCTGTCCATCAGCGCGCCTGTCAACGGGAACCGGTGGCTGCGGGTCACGACCGAGGCGCTCGAGTGGGCACACGGCCGGTGGTGGACCGGCAGCGTCGACGCGAACGTGATCACCGGGATTCGCAAACCCGTGGTGCTGGACCGCACCGAGTGGGAAGTTGCCGGGGTACGGCGTCAACGTGCCGAGCTCATGACCCGTGTCGCTGGTCGACCGTGCTCGGCCAGCGGTGCCTTGCGCGGCGAGCTCGACGTGTCGGCGACCTGGTGGACCGAACTGCGCGACGTGCTGGACACGCTCGGCGCGGTGCGCACCGATCGAGTCCACAGGACTCAAGAGCATCTCGATGCGCGCACGATGGCCGTGCTCGGTCGAACGATCCCCGTCCGGCTTTGGGAAACCGTGCATGGTGATCTGCACTGGGGCAACGTGTTCGACCCGCTCGCCGTGGTCGACTGGGATCACTGGGGTACCGGTCCCGTCGGCACGGATGCGGCGACGCTGTACTGCTACAGCCTGCTCGCCCCGCGAACCGCCGAGACCGTGTGGCACACCTTCGCCGACACCCTCGACACCCCCACCGGCACCACCGCACTGCTCCACACCGCCGCACGCCTGCTGCACCGCATCAGCACCGGCGACCACCCCGAACTCGCCCCACCACTGCACGAACTCGTCGAACGGCTCGCACGGCGCTGA
- a CDS encoding DUF742 domain-containing protein, with protein sequence MVTHSQTQRESRSSRVRPYALTGGRTRSRHQLLVETMISVTEYDRDRAEKLLPESRAVYEHARSPVSLAELSATLDIPLGVIRVLVSDLAADGVIFIHPTGQAYSYDHNILERILDGLNKLSA encoded by the coding sequence ATGGTCACACACTCACAGACCCAGCGGGAAAGTCGCAGCAGCCGGGTGCGTCCCTACGCCCTCACGGGCGGGCGGACCCGCTCGCGGCACCAGCTTCTCGTGGAGACGATGATCTCGGTCACCGAATACGACCGGGACCGCGCGGAGAAGCTGCTCCCCGAGTCCCGTGCGGTTTACGAGCACGCTCGCAGTCCGGTATCCCTCGCCGAACTGTCGGCCACACTGGATATTCCACTCGGCGTCATCCGAGTGCTGGTCAGTGATTTGGCGGCGGACGGGGTGATTTTCATTCACCCGACCGGACAGGCCTACAGCTACGACCACAACATCCTCGAGAGGATTCTCGATGGCCTCAACAAGCTCTCCGCATGA
- a CDS encoding roadblock/LC7 domain-containing protein, whose protein sequence is MTAAEDDAQPPNFDWLVDDFVRRVHGVTHALILSADGLPLAGSSSVTNDEAEQLAAISSGLLSLAQNGSALFDKGGCEQIIIRLHHGYFLFMGIGSGAGLAVLTSSEAQMRVVAYEMTQFVENTGHALTPEVRADLRRVVTAKRPRD, encoded by the coding sequence GTGACGGCTGCAGAAGACGACGCCCAGCCCCCGAACTTCGACTGGTTAGTCGACGATTTCGTACGCCGCGTTCACGGCGTCACCCACGCGTTGATTCTGTCGGCGGACGGTCTTCCGCTGGCGGGGTCCTCCTCGGTCACCAACGACGAGGCCGAGCAGTTGGCCGCCATTTCCAGCGGTTTGCTCAGTCTCGCCCAGAACGGTTCGGCACTGTTCGACAAGGGTGGTTGCGAACAGATCATCATCAGGCTTCACCACGGATACTTCCTGTTCATGGGGATCGGGAGTGGGGCGGGACTGGCCGTGCTCACTTCATCGGAGGCCCAGATGCGCGTGGTCGCCTACGAGATGACCCAGTTCGTGGAGAACACGGGGCACGCGTTGACGCCCGAGGTTCGGGCCGATCTGCGACGCGTGGTCACCGCCAAGCGACCGCGTGACTGA